ATGATCAGTGGCCTGTCCTTGTCCGAGAAGCGAGGATCACACATAATTTCCTTGGCCCATGAAACTGGGTGAAGTTGAGGTAGCCGGAGGTCAAACCAACGCCATGCCTCATTCCAGAATCGAGTAGCATGAGCACAGTGAATCAAGGCATGCTTGAGGTCTTCGTCCATCACGTGGCAGATTTTGCATCTGCTCAAATCGCTAATATGCCGTGACCGTAGTGTTTGTTCATCCGGGAGTATGCCACGCAAAACCCTCCACCAGAACACTCTCACCTTGGGTACAACATTCAGCTTTCAAAGTGCACTCCACATCTGTTGATCGCTCGTTGAGGTGCCGGTAGCCGTCCCTTCATCTAGAGCTATGCGCTCTTTTTGATTCACGAGAGCACGGTACGCCGATTTAACAGTGTAGTTGCCTGTCTTCTCAAAATTCCAAGCTAGAAAATCATCACCTCCACCTTGCCGAATTGGGATATTTAATATAGCATTCGCGTCTGTCAAGATGAATGTATATCTTACCAACTGCTGATTCCATGTCCAGTTCTCCTGATCAATAAGTTCAGAGACATTTTCTATCACTGTATTTTCTGGTCTCAGCATTGGTTTCATGGTCGTGGTTCCAGGAATCCACATGTCATTCCAAACCGAAATTGATGAACCATCACCCACTCGTTTGATCAGTCCAGCCCGTAGTGCTTCCCTTCCAGCAATTATCGCTCGCCATGTAGCTGATGCAGTTTTTGGGACAACTGCCTGCATGAAGTCCACATCCGGGAAGTAACGGCCCTTCAAAACTTGAGCACATAAGGAGTCCGGCGTGGTTAAAAATCGCCAGCCGTGTTTCCCCAACAGAGCCAAGTTAAACAGGTGCATGTCTCGATATCCCATGCCCCCTTTgcacttcggcgtcgcaagtttatcCCAAGCGACCCAATGCATTGCTTTCTTGTCCAAAGAGCTACTCCAGAAGAATTTTGCCATTGGTGAAGTAATGCTCTTGCATACTTTTTTGTTTAACAGGAAGGTTGTCATGCTGTATGTTGGAAGTGCTTGAACTACAGACTTCATCAAAGCATCTCTTCCCGCGCATGCCAACAACCTTTCTGACCATCCTTGCATCTTACCTCGAGCTCTATCTCCAATGTGAGCAAAGGTGCCACTAGTTATACGGCCCACAGCTGTCGGAAGACCAAGATATCTCTCACTAAAAGCCTCGACATAAATGTCTAAGGTAGTTTTCAAAAGCTGCCGCACCGGCTCCGATGTGTTAGTGCTAAAATAAATGGCACTTTTATCTCTGTTTATACGCTGACCGGAGGCACTCCCATAAATCTCAAGGATTGCGTTTAATCTTGCTGCACTTTGTTGCGCTGCACTGATGAAAATAAGACTGTCATCGGCGAACAGCAGATGACTCACCCAAGGTGATTTATAGCTGACTCGAATCCCTCTGTCCACAAAGCCTCCATAGTACTTGAGTAGAGAGGAAAATCCTTCTGCACATAACAGAAATAAGTATGGGGATACTGGATCGCCCTGCCGCAATCCTTTAGAAGGAGTGAAATAGGGCAAAAGCTCCCCATTCACCTTCACTGAGAATCTGACCGACGAAACACACTTCATAATTAATCTAACAAAACTGATACTGAAGCCCAGTTTTATCATTATGGCCTTCAAATAATGCCACTCGACCCGgtcataagccttcatcatatcTAGTTTGACCGCACAAGAGAAGTTCTTCCCCTTCTTACGTCTTCTCATAGTATGCACACTTTCATATGCAACTAATACATTATCTGTGATCAAACGATTTGGTACAAACGCACTTTGTTCCTCGCTGATTATCGACTCCATATGGCATCTCATTCGGTTAGTAATCACTTTAGCAGCAATTTTGTATAATACTGGGCAGAGAGCAATTGGGCGATATTGAGAAATAGACTGGGGGTGTCGTACCTTTGGAATTAATGTAATGGAAGTATCATTGATACCCGCAGGCAGCTCCCCTCCATTCAGAAAGTCTAGGATGGCTGCTGTAACATCATCTTTCAGAAGGTCCCAATGACGTTGATAAAACCCCGCGGTAAAGCCATCTACACCAGGAGCCTTTGAAGGTGCCATTTGAAATAGAGCCTCCGTGACCTCAGCCGCAACAAAAGGTTTATCAAGAACCACATTCATGTCCGAAGTGACTTTAACCGGGACGTAATGTAGTAGATCACTTGGATCATGAAAACCATCTGAATCATACAGATTTTGGTAGAAAGATTGGACCTCACATTTATCCTCAGTTGCATCAACACAAACAGACCCATCTTGTCGCCGGAGACCGACGATTCGGTTTATACGTTTGCGTTGGGCTGCTTGTGCTTGGAAGTAGGAGGTATTGCGATCTCCTTCACGAAGCCAGGGCACACGAGAACGTTGCCGCATCCAAATCTCCTCTTGGTGAAGGGCTTCTCTTAACTGATTAACAATGCGTCTTTCCTCTTCACCAGGACCGCGTCCCAAAGACGAGCTCCTAATTTTATTCAATTTTTTCTGTAATTGGCGTACCTTTCGAGTCAGGCACCCAAACTCCTTCGCACCCCATGGAGCCAGTGTGCGCCGGATATGATCAAGGGAGTCAGCCACCCCCTGCATGCCCGGGCTATGCGGCCGGCCTCGCCAAGCCTCCGCCACAATACTGTCATAATCAACATGAGTTTGCCATACATTCTCATATCTGAACTGTTTCACCGGACGGCTCCTCCCTGTTAATGTTGATCTTATTTCCGCAACAACGAAGCAATGGTCAGATTCCACGGAAGTTAGGTGTTTAACTCGGGTATATTCATAACGTTGCCGGAATTCTTCATTAGCAAAAGCCCGATCCAATCTCGCCTTTACATTAGCATCACCATATTGGCGGTTGTCCCAGGTATAGGCACACCCGGACCACCCCAAATCTTGAAAAGAACACTCATCAGTAACCTCACGAAACGCACGCATTCGGCCCTCGGGTCTAGCATGATTACTGAAATGTTCAGAAGCGTACAAGGTTTCATTGAAGTCTCCCATACAGAGCCACGCCGAGTGCGGAAGAGCATGCAGAGTACGCAACGCAGTCCAGCTATAATTCCTGTCCTCCGCTCTTGGCGCACCGTAAAAACCAGTAAATCTCCACTCAGGAGAGTTTTGATCCGTATTACGCACTAGTACATCAATGTGATTAACACTGTAGTTCTTGAGTTCAACTGTAACATCTCTTGACCAAAAAAGGCCAATTCCACCACTCAGACCTACGCTATCAATGGCAAAACAACCATTAAAGCCAAGGTTATGCTGTAATTTTACCACACGTTTTCCTCTAATCTTCGTCTCCATAGCGAAGAGTAGGGAGGGGCCTTCTTGCTTCACAATGCtgcgaagctctcgaactgtctcggggttcccaagcccccgacAGTTCCAACTGATACAACTCATTGGGTTGGGCAGGACCGCGGCGCGGTCTCTGCCGAATTCTCTGGTGTAGGCCTCTTCTTCTTCGACTCACGTTCAAGCACCTGTCCTTCCCCCTCACCGCCTTCTGCAGCAGGGTTTTCGCTAGTGCCGGTGACATCCCCATCCTGACCCGAGGTAAGCAGGAGAGTTTTTGCCACTGGCCTATAAACTTGATTCGGAACTTCTTTGTGCTTGGACTGATTCCTGGGCTTGATCGGAGACGTGACTTCCTCCCCAACATCCGCCTTGCTGCTTGAATTCTTTGTTGCATTCTTGCTATTCGGTTCCGAGGGCTGCTCCTTGGTAGAGCCTTGGCTAGACGCTGCAAACTTGTAATCCTCAGGTGCTCTAAGCTTGGACCCGAAAGAGAGATCACCATTAGCATCACGGGTACCAGGCGTCGGGCAGTATATATCTGAATGCCCTAGTCGGCCACAAGAGAAACAAAAGTACGGAATCTGTTCGTATTGAATATCATATGGGTCAACCTTCTTTCTCCTAGCTGAATCTATAAGGATCCACCTTCTCAAAGGTTTATCTAcctcaattgtgacccttgctcggAGATAACCTCCAACATGATCAAACTTAGCAATCTGTACGTTCTTGTCAAGTTGCCGAGCGATAGGTAGGGCCCAAGCATCATCTCTCAAATTGTATGGCAAATTTAAGATCCTGGACCAAACCTGTAGCCGGTCGAACTTCAGCTCATCTGGTCTCATGTGTTCCTCAAATTCGGCAAGAATCACCGCATTTTTATTCAGATGCCACGGCGATCCACCCCAAACACGGTCTCTGTCTCTCTGGTTCTCAAACTCAGCGACAAACATATTGGGTCCAACCGAGCGGAAACGGAGCCCTCTCGGGTTCCCCCATGCTGGACGAAGCGCATTGGTAATGGTATGGATGTGGAATAGATTCCTGTGAAGGATTTTACCGGCCAGTAGCCACTTCTCCGTCCCCTCCTCCACTCGATCATCCaggatcagtggtgttgcttcttcTTCCGATATGTCCAATTTCCCCAGCGCTTCCTCAAGTTTTGCCCTTGCCGATCTAGGGGACATGGCCCCTTGCTCTTTCTGCCCGCTGCCAGAGGAGGCGGACGTCGCCATCAGCCCCTCGACGAATTCCCCAAGCGCTCCGCCGATGAGATCCGCGGCCGCCGCGAAGTTCCACGTCGAAACCCTAGTCTCCGCCAAGAGCGCTCCTAGAAAGTTATATCGGCATCGACGAACTACACATATAGGACGGCGACGGGCACGTATGCGTAAGTTGTACACATACCTAGCCGTAGGGAGAGGCACCACAGGACAGCCGCAGCACGAAATCCTCCAATGCTCGGCTCCTTTCCTTGGTCCGCAAGTCCCTCCCACCCACTCTTTACAGCCACCCGGAGTTGTTCTTCCCTCCGGGCCCCGGCGAGGGCGGCAAGCAACGAACAAATCCGAGCTGCATGCACTGCCCCGCGCCTCATGCATATTCAttcgttcatatatatatataaaccgcGAAGCCGTCCAGTTTCTGAAAGCGCGCGTCAGGCATTCCATTCCAGTATTTACTGATTGCCTCAATCGTCAGACCATCAGCGACAGAGAGCTCGTGTAGATAACCCGAGTGGCGGTATTCTGCGGAAGTACAGTACGTACGTCCGGCGAAAATGGCCGACAACTTGAAGCCCGTGGCCCTCTTCCTGCTGATGCTCAACTTGTGCATGTACCTCATCCTCGCCATCATCGGCGGGTGGGCCGTCAACTTGGCCATCGACCGCGGCTTCATCATAGGTACTGCTCTGCTCTGCTGCTCGCCCCAAACCTCAAGGCCGTAGTTAGTTACAGAGCTAGAGCCCAGTTGTTGATTTGTGGTTGCCTGCAGGCCCCGAGCTGCGTCTCCCGGCGCATTTCCACCCGATATTCTTCCCCATCGGGAACTGGGCCACCGGCTTCTTCGTGGTGTTCGCGCTGCTCGCCGGCGTTGTCGGCGCGGCCTCCTGCATCGTCGGCTTCACCCACGTCCGCTTCTGGAACTACAGCAGCCTGCAGCCCGCGGCGTCGCTCGGTCTGCTCGCCTGGGCGCTCACCGTCCTAGCCATGGGGTAAGCGCGCGCGTTTCTCAGATTACACCGTCTCATCTCTACCAAATCAACTCGTTTGGTCTCAGACTCTTACCCTGAACCTTATATCATGGATAAATTGCTGCAGGCTGGCTTTCCAGGAGATCAGTTTCGACCGAAGAAACGCGAAGCTGGTAAGATTCCTCCCGCTTTTGTCCTTGCTCTGTACTTCGTCAGGTACATACGGTTTGTGAGCTGATCAAAACGCTCTGGGTTGCCAGGGGACCATGGAGGCGTTCACGATCGCCCTCTCACTGACGCAGCTCGTCTACATCCTCGCGATCAAGGCGGGTGGCCACGGGCCCGTCCAGGTCGAACGGCACAACGCCTTGGGCCGCTGATCGGATCGGAGGATACGTACGCCTGAGAAGGAGCAGAGCCGCCGGAGAAAGTTTGCTCGTTGTCGTTGTGCTTTTCGTTTGACGTGATGATTCTTTGAGTGGGATTGGTGAAATGGGGGTTGGCGTTGTAGTAATAAACTTGTGTGTTCCTCTGGCCTTTGGATTTATTGATTGATGAATTCAAGCATCTGGGAAATCTGATTTGTTAGGACGTGCAACAATCGTCATCACAGTACATACGTGTTTTTTTTTAATAAAGAGAGCTTCTTCTCCGATTTCTATCAAGAGAAATCACAATGTTGTTACAGCTACCAAAACaagcagaaaataaataaaaacaatgacGCATGATCCTTTTTATTTTCCGAAGATAACCTCAGACCTATTAACCAGCAAACAGCAATACAAGGCAACCCTGAAAAAACAAATAAATTACAAATCAGTCCCTGTGAAGTAAGCCGTCGTAAAGGAGCAAGATGAGAAACACCCATCAACCCCCCAAGATCACAAAGGGATAAATCGACAAACTACCGATGCCCCATAGACCAACAGACTCCAAATCCACCTTTCTCGGAGTCCACAAGCCAAACCCCCATTTTTTCTCTGAGAATCATCCAACCATGATTCTGTTAGTCCTGAATCTCCATCCATGTGTTGCTTAAAGACTTCATTGGCAACCAGCTCAACCATTCTTATGCCTCACTTCATTGTTCCTTGTCTTTTTGGGTTTATCTGCAAAATATTCTGATCATGTAGCCACATAATAATCAGATTGACACGGTTATAAGGGTCAGTTACCTTGTTATTATAAAAAAGGTACTATTTCCCAATTTCCATATAGTCCAAAAaatagcagatacaccaaccataaCCAGGTTTTTTCAATTTATTAAACCTCGGTATCCAAAGATTAAACAAATCATGAACATTGCCAGATATATCATGTAAATTAGCACATTTCATAATTAAAGCAATTTTGAAACAAAACACTTAAGGAACAAGTGATTGATAGATTCATCTTTTCCACAATAAGAGCATTTCCTATCACTAATCCATCATCTTCTAGCCAAATTATCTTTCCTTAAAATATTGATCTAAGAACCAACCACATAAACACTATCATTCTAGGTGGCATCTTAACTTTCTACAAAAAATTTTGTCGGTATTTAACCCCATTTTCAGTCATAAGCCTATGACAAGACTTAACAGAGTAGGCATCATTTTTAGTTAGTGTCCACCTAATGAAACACTTTTTGGGCAGTCAATACCACATCAACACAAACTTTTGATTCCATAGATCTAAGGAGTCTCCATACAAGGTCCTTCCAAACTAAACTTGATCAAGGTTTCTGGAAAAAATTTCATCCGTAGATTTATTTTTATCAAAGAATGAATTATATAATCTTGGGAAATTGGTTTTAAGAGGTTTATCGCCAATCCATCAATCTTCCCAAAATCTCACATTTTTTCCATTACCAATTTTAAATTTACATAAAGAGGGAAAAATGATCTTTGTATTTTAAAATCTTAGTACAGAATTGTTAATCACCTTGGTTAGATTTGATCCTAGAAATACATTTTCCTCTCTGATATTTATTATGAATAATATCTTGCCACATGCCCTAAGTATTGAAAAGTTTCCACCACCATTTACATAAAAGGACTTTATTCACCAAAGCTAAGTTCTGAGTTCCTAACCCTCACAATCATTAGGTCTACAGACCTCATACCATTTTACTAAATGGGTTTCTTTCTTATCAGCATCTTCCAACCGTAACAACCCAGCTCCAAACAAGTTCATTCTCTTATTCACTCCAAGTGGTAAACCATAGAAAGACATCATAAAATATGGAATTACAGTAAGAGAAAACTTGATTAAACTGACTCTACCAACACTGGCAAGTAGTCTCCCTTGTcagctactgaaggaaatatgccctagaggcaataataaagttgttatttatatttccttatatcatgataaatgtttattattcatgctagaattgtattaaccggaaacttagtacatgtgtgaatatataaatagagtgtcactaatatgcctctacttgattagctcgttgaatcaatgatggttatgtttccgaactatagacatgagttctcatttgattaacgggatcacatcattagagaatgatgtggttgacttgacccatccgttagcttagcacgatgatcgtttagtttgttgctattgctttctccataacttatacatgttcctatgactatgagatcatgcaactcccgaataccggaggaacacttagtgtgctatcaaacgtcacaacgtaacagggtgactataaagatgctctacaggtgtctccgatggtgtttgttgagttggcatagatcgagattaggatttgtcactccaggtatcggagaggtatctctgggcccagtcggtaatgcacatcactataagccttgcaagcaatgtgactaatgagttagttgtgggatgatgcattgcggaacgagtaaagagacttgccagtaacaagattgaactaggtattgagataccgatgatcgaatctcgggcaagtaacataccgatgacaaagggaacaatgtatattgttatgcggtttgaccgataaagatattcgtagaatatgtgggagccaatatgaacatccaggttccgctattggttattgatcggagagatgtctcggtcatgtctacatagttctcgaacccgtagggtccgcacgcttaacgttcagtgacaatcggtattatgagtttatgtgttttaacgtaccaaagatagttcggagtcccggatgtgatcacggacatgacgaggagtctcgaaatggtcgagacataaagattgatatattggacggctatattcggataacagaagtgttccgggtgatttcggagaaaaaccggagtgccggagggttactggaaccccccccccccccggggggaactaatgggccacatgggccctagtggagagagagagggccggccaaggcagggtcgcacgcccctccccctcggcgtccccctttccttctcccttcccctccttcctttccccctcctagtacgaCTAGAAAAGGGGagccctactcctactaggaggaggactcctcctctccaggcgtgccacaagggccggccggcttctccccttgctcctttatatacgggggcaagggggcaccctagaacacacaagttgatcattgatctcttagccgtgtgtggtgtccccctccaccataatccacctcggtcatatcgtcgtagtgcttaggcgaagccctgcgccggtagcttcatcatcaccgttatcACGCCTCGtgatgacgaagctctccctcgacactcagctagatcgacagttcatgggatgtcaccgagccgaacgtgtgcagatcgcgaaggtgtcatactttcggtactaggatcggtcggattgtgaagacgtacgactacatcaaccgtgctgtcataatgcttccacttacggtctacgagggtatgtgtacaacactcttcccctctcgttgctatgcatcaccatgataaatcttgcgtgtgcgtaggaatttttttaaattactgcgttccccaacagtggcatccgagccaggtctatgtgtagatgttatatttacgagtagaacacaaaggagttgtgggcgtgggtatatacatattgcttgccgtcactagttgatttttgattcggtggtattgttggatgaagcggcccagaacgacattacgcgtacgcttacgcgagactagttctaccgacgtgcttcgcacacaggtggctggtggttgtcagtttctccaactttagttgaatcgaatttaatgaacagggttctttctgaagatcaaaaagcaatcactatactgtgttgtggtttttgatgcgtaggtaagaacggttcttgctcagcccgtagcagccacgtaaaacttgcaacaacaaagtaaaggacgtctaacttgtttttgcaaggcatgttgtgatgtgatatagtcaagacatgatgctaaattttattgtacaagatgatcatgttttgtagcacagttatcggcaactgacaggagccatatagttgtcgctttattgtatgaaatgcaatcaccatgtaattgctttactttatgtagcaaccagacctcaaacagtctgatctctgtgtataagtgtcatccctggatcggtaatgctgacatacacagtacttgaaggatttataacagagtggcaatcacacacttattacatcgaatgtctcaaaaaagaacttattacaataaatatggcttaaggccatctaatacgatgacatcagaaggcttggaagataaagtgagtccatcaactccaacggcatcactgagtgaaagaccatgacctaaggctccttactcgttgtctgaaaagtctgcaacatgatacgttgcagcctgaaaacgggtcagcacatagaatatgctggcaaggtaacacaagagaataatgaacagaataaagctatcactatatgcatatatggtttggtggaggctgtaaggttaaaggttttgcgaaaagccaatttttccctactacaaagggataaattttatttaactgtcatggtggttattaaacattaagaaggttcacccaactcaatcccaattaaaaagcaatcatcattaaacccaatcaaattatattaagagtgatgagatccacatgataatcaaagaactagatactcaaggcgtccataaccagggacacggctaaccatgattagtttgtacactctgaagaggtttgtgcacttttccccacaagactcgttctcctttgttggatttatcgcactacataatgtttgagaaacggatgaccgagacacaatctttccgaagaggtccccttaaccgatagataggccggtacacctacaatcccctacatctgctagcccatcatggaaaggtttcccacaacttactcaactatgccagagcccataatggcatgtgactgcacacagaagtttccagtatgaataatcttatgatccctttgagcctgggtggcggtccataggagaatcacacggtaccccaggatttccaaaaatacaggcaatcactaggttccccaggtgcctcaatccacccagatgtgtattaaagttgtcaACTTAAGTAACCATTAATttagcaatctcacatctgtcatgaatacactcaaacccaatccacgtctacgagtatagcatagcaatataagcaacgtagaagtaactcccagggtttgataataaataggtgaataggtactacctcatctacttcccaaaccccacaatttaattcagatcctaaccatgcaatgtttgagggttgatctaatgcaatgaaaactgggtagtaaggggtatgatcaaagtgttacttgccttgctgatgatccgcgaaacctagagactcgatgtagcacgcttcgcactccgggtactctatcgcaaacaaacaagcatacaataagcaatcaagcaaaagcacgggtaaaactcaaataagagatctaaccagaaagtgcaACTtaggaactccagtttgcaaaaagaatcaaaacaaacgaagcaacaaaactcaaactgcgaaagaaacaggctttgtttactaatctggactaaggtcaaattttacagtagcaaaaacttgtttaagttgattaaacggaaagagggtttcgagacgaaactctaggcgcttgaatcgtctgattccgataaacgagcgaaaagttatactagaacaaaaataggatcagaaatcgcgatcgaaaataatcgtggaaaatccgagaaaaagaaaaagtgacgaacaggctaacgaacaaatgTTCACTATCTGtggctaaacggtgaaaatcgtTCGTAAAAACGAacttacggacgaacgtccgctaaataactaaaccggaaaaaaataaaccgatctaaataaataaaaaatccgcggatctaaaaaaaccgaacggttttccgaagaaaaccggcggcggcggcgctacctctggcaagtccggcgaggggcggcgtggtggcgcggggcggcagcGTGGGCGGCGGCTTAGGGNNNNNNNNNNNNNNNNNNNNNNNNNNNNNNNNNNNNNNNNNNNNNNNNNNNNNNNNNNNNNNNNNNNNNNNNNNNNNNNNNNNNNNNNNNNNNNNNNNNNNNNNNNNNNNNNNNNNNNNNNNNNNNNNNNNNNNNNNNNNNNNNNNNNNNNNNNNNNNNNNNNNNNNNNNNNNNNNNNNNNNNNNNNNNNNNNNNNNNNNNNNNNNNNNNNNNNNNNNNNNNNNNNNNNNNNNNNNNNNNNNNNNNNNNNNNNNNNNNNNNNNNNNNNNNNNNNNNNNNNNNNNNNNNNNNNNNNNNNNNNNNNNNNNNNNNNNNNNNNNNNNNNNNNNNNNNNNNNNNNNNNNNNNNNNNNNNNNNNNNNNNNNNNNNNNNNNNNNNNNNNNNNNNNNNNNNNNNNNNNNNNNNNNNNNNNNNNNNNNNNNNNNNNNNNNNNNNNNNNNNNNGAGGGTGCGGCTTTAAAGGGCCGACCCGAAgagtcctggccgaatacggccctaagtcggttaactttttttaaaaaaaatcaatgtgtagaaaaagaaagtaaagaaatactaaacggactccaaaa
The Triticum dicoccoides isolate Atlit2015 ecotype Zavitan chromosome 3A, WEW_v2.0, whole genome shotgun sequence genome window above contains:
- the LOC119271455 gene encoding membrane protein PM19L-like, translating into MADNLKPVALFLLMLNLCMYLILAIIGGWAVNLAIDRGFIIGPELRLPAHFHPIFFPIGNWATGFFVVFALLAGVVGAASCIVGFTHVRFWNYSSLQPAASLGLLAWALTVLAMGLAFQEISFDRRNAKLGTMEAFTIALSLTQLVYILAIKAGGHGPVQVERHNALGR